From Candidatus Woesearchaeota archaeon, the proteins below share one genomic window:
- a CDS encoding RNA methyltransferase encodes MITVILLEPEEPGNIGAIARAMKNFNLSSLVLIEPKCDYLCDEAFCRAKHAKDLLKKATRTDKTVLKSFDYLVGTTAIRGTSYNLSRHPLTPQQMAERIAKLAATQNIGILFGREGNGLTLAEIRACDFMVTIPTTSDYAALNISHAAGILFYELFLHTSLHSSKASPHPFASKKEKEVLLNYIDECLHQLRFESEDKQASQQRVWKRLINKGLLTKREAFVLMGFFRKYRQQ; translated from the coding sequence ATGATTACGGTTATCCTTCTCGAACCAGAGGAACCAGGCAATATTGGTGCTATTGCTCGTGCTATGAAAAACTTTAACTTGTCTTCATTAGTACTGATTGAACCAAAATGTGATTACTTGTGTGATGAGGCTTTTTGTCGAGCAAAACATGCAAAGGATCTTCTCAAGAAAGCGACACGAACTGATAAAACTGTTCTCAAGAGCTTTGACTATCTTGTTGGTACGACCGCTATTCGTGGAACTTCCTATAATCTTTCACGACATCCATTAACACCACAACAGATGGCAGAACGTATTGCCAAACTTGCAGCGACCCAAAACATTGGTATTCTCTTTGGCAGAGAGGGAAATGGGCTAACCCTTGCAGAGATTAGAGCGTGTGATTTTATGGTTACTATTCCTACGACCAGCGATTACGCTGCCCTTAACATTAGTCATGCAGCAGGTATTCTTTTCTATGAGCTGTTTCTTCATACATCTCTTCACAGTTCGAAAGCTTCTCCGCATCCATTTGCATCAAAGAAAGAGAAAGAGGTACTCCTTAACTATATTGACGAGTGTCTTCATCAATTGCGTTTTGAAAGTGAAGATAAACAAGCATCACAGCAACGAGTATGGAAACGCTTGATTAACAAAGGATTGCTGACAAAACGAGAGGCCTTTGTCCTTATGGGTTTTTTCCGTAAATACCGTCAACAATAA
- a CDS encoding TrmB family transcriptional regulator has translation MNEELKKIGLSEYEIKVYLTLLDYSSLTGSKLAKLSSVPQSKIYDTLYKLSNKNFVSILEVRPKIFKAVEPGLALKSYLRFKKEELEQFEIMLPKKISARVWKKSQPKTEELITVYRGRKETHPLVIHRFQAANKYVKDMLTFDYVPASVQREIKKCIQRGVNIYMLATQKEKGNLKLIREVKKLGVHVRYYPVTELRLGIIDGKESCQMIVNPKDLLDRVSLIIESRELTKALEHYFDYVWKKAEKL, from the coding sequence ATGAATGAAGAACTAAAAAAGATCGGCTTAAGCGAGTATGAGATTAAAGTATATTTAACACTCTTAGATTATAGTTCTCTAACCGGAAGCAAGCTTGCTAAATTAAGTAGTGTTCCACAAAGTAAGATTTATGATACCTTGTATAAATTATCAAATAAGAACTTTGTCTCAATTCTAGAAGTAAGACCTAAAATATTTAAAGCGGTAGAACCAGGATTAGCTCTCAAAAGTTATCTACGTTTTAAAAAGGAAGAACTAGAACAATTTGAGATAATGCTTCCTAAAAAAATATCAGCACGAGTATGGAAAAAAAGTCAACCTAAAACAGAAGAATTAATAACTGTTTACCGAGGGAGAAAAGAAACTCATCCCCTAGTTATTCATCGGTTTCAAGCAGCGAATAAGTACGTTAAAGATATGCTTACATTTGACTATGTACCAGCTTCTGTCCAGAGAGAAATTAAAAAGTGTATTCAGAGAGGTGTGAACATTTACATGTTAGCTACGCAGAAAGAGAAGGGAAATCTAAAACTAATCCGAGAAGTTAAGAAACTTGGTGTTCACGTGAGATATTATCCAGTAACAGAATTACGGTTAGGGATTATTGACGGTAAGGAATCGTGTCAAATGATTGTTAATCCTAAAGATCTCTTGGATCGAGTTTCACTTATTATTGAATCTCGAGAGCTAACGAAAGCTCTTGAACACTATTTCGATTATGTCTGGAAGAAAGCGGAGAAGCTATAA
- a CDS encoding YhbY family RNA-binding protein, translated as MVEQNIHTLEPTVRIGKQGITQAQISEMIKQLRKRHLIKIKLLQSFIEGKSREEKHQIMEQLRNVTKSTLVMQTGNSIVLQR; from the coding sequence ATGGTCGAGCAGAACATCCATACACTGGAACCAACGGTAAGAATTGGCAAACAAGGAATTACGCAGGCACAAATTAGTGAGATGATCAAGCAGCTCCGTAAACGTCATCTTATTAAGATTAAATTGTTGCAAAGCTTTATTGAAGGGAAATCCAGAGAGGAAAAGCATCAGATTATGGAACAGTTACGCAACGTTACCAAGAGCACCCTTGTTATGCAAACAGGGAATAGTATTGTGCTGCAACGCTGA
- a CDS encoding cation:proton antiporter, with product MENIFFDIALLIIVASLIALLARLLKQPLIPAYVLAGLFLAPHFSWSIAGYISQLGFPVLTNPTLIATLSEIGIAFLLFIVGLEINLKLLRDVSLVTVLGGIIKTGIMYLLVWLLAPYFGFSSIEALYLGLALSFSSTMVVVKLFSDKRELDALHSRIVVGILLVEDIIVIFVLSFLTTLSTFSSFIFLVALLKAAFLFAIVSLCSMILFPPLFRFAARTPELLFLIALSMCFLFSLLANFLGFSIAIGAFLAGLALGTLPYSYEIIGRITPLRDFFTILFFVSLGMQLNLGSISSLIIPFLIFTAIIVLFKPLLIFILTILFGYKKRTAFLSGIALCQISEFSLILVALGKGLGVVDDGLFTLVTLLAIVTIVITTYAVKYDQQLYLFFSPILRYFDKIAFLEKELEYLPQKGTREVVLVGYHRIGYALFQKLKSLRKATLIVDFNPEVIRHLVAKKVPCLYGDVADPEILHRIHLKQVKLLISTATDMHANMLLIRQAKSLHPEVVVFVTAQQVDEALLLYEAGADYVILPHFLGGDHVSLILEEVSTDFKKILHKKVKHIKELHHRRKLGHDQERGGFQFF from the coding sequence ATGGAAAATATTTTTTTTGATATTGCACTGTTGATTATTGTTGCCTCACTCATTGCCCTTCTTGCACGTCTTCTCAAACAACCCCTTATTCCTGCGTATGTTCTTGCTGGACTTTTTCTTGCTCCACATTTCTCTTGGAGTATTGCAGGGTATATCTCCCAATTAGGCTTTCCTGTACTTACTAATCCAACCTTGATTGCTACACTTTCAGAAATTGGCATTGCTTTTTTACTTTTTATTGTTGGTCTTGAGATTAACCTGAAACTGCTGCGAGATGTGAGTCTTGTTACGGTTCTTGGAGGCATTATCAAAACAGGAATTATGTATCTGCTGGTATGGTTGCTTGCTCCTTATTTTGGTTTTTCATCAATTGAGGCACTCTATCTCGGACTTGCTCTTTCCTTCAGTTCAACCATGGTTGTTGTTAAGCTCTTCTCAGATAAGCGAGAACTTGATGCATTGCATTCTCGTATTGTGGTAGGCATCTTGCTTGTCGAAGATATCATCGTTATCTTTGTGCTTTCTTTTTTGACAACACTTTCAACCTTTAGCTCTTTTATTTTTTTGGTTGCGCTCTTGAAGGCAGCTTTCTTATTTGCTATTGTTTCTTTATGTAGCATGATTCTTTTTCCTCCCTTGTTTCGGTTCGCTGCTCGAACTCCTGAGCTCTTATTTCTGATTGCTCTTTCGATGTGCTTTTTGTTCTCTCTCCTCGCGAACTTTCTTGGGTTTTCGATTGCGATTGGTGCATTTTTGGCCGGGCTTGCCTTGGGAACCCTTCCGTATAGTTATGAAATAATTGGGAGAATAACACCATTAAGAGACTTTTTTACTATTTTATTTTTTGTCTCGTTAGGAATGCAGCTTAACTTAGGCTCTATCTCTTCATTAATTATCCCATTTTTGATTTTCACCGCAATTATAGTCCTCTTTAAGCCATTGCTTATTTTTATACTGACGATTCTTTTTGGATACAAAAAGCGTACTGCCTTTTTGAGCGGTATTGCACTCTGTCAGATCTCAGAGTTTTCTCTGATCTTGGTTGCACTCGGAAAAGGTTTAGGTGTTGTGGATGATGGCCTTTTCACTCTCGTTACCTTGCTTGCTATAGTTACTATTGTGATTACTACCTATGCCGTAAAGTATGACCAACAACTGTATCTGTTTTTTTCTCCGATCTTACGGTACTTTGATAAAATTGCTTTTTTAGAAAAAGAACTTGAGTATCTTCCACAAAAAGGAACAAGGGAAGTAGTCCTTGTTGGATACCATCGCATTGGTTATGCACTTTTTCAAAAGCTCAAAAGTTTGCGCAAAGCAACCCTAATTGTCGATTTTAATCCAGAGGTTATTCGCCATTTGGTCGCAAAAAAAGTTCCTTGTCTGTATGGTGATGTTGCAGACCCTGAAATTCTCCACCGGATTCATCTCAAGCAAGTAAAGTTACTGATTTCAACGGCAACTGATATGCACGCCAATATGCTTTTGATCCGCCAGGCAAAGTCTCTTCATCCTGAGGTAGTGGTTTTTGTGACTGCACAACAAGTTGATGAAGCGCTTCTCCTCTATGAGGCCGGGGCTGACTATGTTATCCTGCCACACTTCCTGGGTGGAGATCATGTTTCATTGATCCTTGAAGAGGTAAGCACTGACTTTAAGAAAATCCTCCATAAAAAGGTAAAGCATATTAAGGAGCTCCACCATCGCAGAAAACTGGGTCATGATCAAGAACGAGGAGGATTTCAGTTCTTTTAA
- a CDS encoding NAD(P)H-hydrate dehydratase: MGKKVITHKEAQRFLKQLLRRKKTAHKGDFGRVLVVGGSEQYIGAIALGSLAVKSLSALRVGIDIVTVASPSKVAWAMNTLTPDLITVKLNWPHLTTDHVYRILQLSEKHDVVLIGPGLGLHLETQRFVTKVVRELVIRNKSLVIDADALKVVSLQEIKHAILTPHAAELQILLNHSGILEQYVSQEAYATIFMQKKFQELLGTNVLLLKGSVDTIVSSNNICYNHTGNPGMTVGGTGDVLAGICAGFLCRTNDPFSSACCAAYLNGWIGDLLKEELGYGFIASDFLPWIPKAIKAIATSVPRHQDVEIVRRRKR; the protein is encoded by the coding sequence ATGGGAAAAAAGGTCATTACTCATAAAGAGGCTCAGCGATTTCTCAAGCAATTGCTTCGCAGAAAAAAAACAGCTCATAAAGGGGATTTTGGCCGCGTTCTTGTGGTTGGTGGATCAGAACAGTATATTGGTGCCATTGCACTCGGGAGTCTTGCTGTCAAAAGTTTAAGTGCGCTTCGTGTTGGTATTGATATTGTTACCGTAGCCAGTCCGAGCAAGGTTGCCTGGGCCATGAACACCTTAACGCCTGATCTCATAACTGTTAAACTTAACTGGCCTCATCTCACGACAGATCATGTGTACCGTATTCTTCAATTGAGCGAAAAGCACGATGTTGTCCTTATTGGCCCTGGATTAGGATTACATCTAGAGACACAACGGTTTGTGACAAAGGTAGTAAGAGAACTAGTCATACGCAACAAATCCCTTGTTATTGATGCAGATGCTCTTAAAGTTGTTTCCCTCCAAGAAATCAAGCATGCAATTCTCACTCCTCATGCTGCAGAATTACAAATCCTCCTCAACCATTCAGGGATTCTTGAGCAGTATGTTTCTCAAGAGGCCTATGCAACCATTTTCATGCAAAAAAAATTTCAAGAATTGCTTGGAACAAATGTTCTTTTACTGAAAGGATCAGTGGATACTATTGTCTCAAGTAACAACATTTGCTACAATCATACCGGTAATCCGGGAATGACGGTTGGTGGTACTGGTGATGTCCTTGCAGGGATATGCGCAGGTTTTCTCTGTCGAACAAATGATCCTTTCTCAAGCGCTTGTTGTGCAGCATATCTCAACGGATGGATTGGCGATCTGTTGAAAGAAGAACTAGGTTATGGCTTTATTGCCAGTGATTTTTTACCCTGGATACCAAAAGCTATAAAAGCTATTGCTACTTCAGTCCCTCGTCATCAAGATGTCGAAATCGTGAGAAGGAGAAAGAGATAA
- the ald gene encoding alanine dehydrogenase, protein MNIGVVKEIKDKENRVSVTPDGVKILTKAGHMVFVEENAGANSGFSNEEYHVAGAKIVDTATVWSAALVVKVKEPMEREYQYFKPGKLVFTYFHLAGVTKSLTDALLKNKVTAIAYETVEDNAGRLPLLAPMSAVAGNMAVTVGSYYLTKFTNGKGMQLGTVMGKPYGKVMVIGDGVVGKHAARTALGMGTNVYLFTRRQERIAQLKQELGQQLNVVLSTPENIASHVTDTDLLIGGVLLEGAKAPFVVTEKMVITMQPGSVIVDVSIDQGGCIETSKPTSHSNPVYTLHGVTHYCVTNMPGAYPRTSTFALTDATFAYLLKLANLEFMKAMSSDKGFAKGINTHEGKITYKPVAEALGMLDHYNKLENRV, encoded by the coding sequence ATGAACATTGGCGTGGTAAAAGAGATTAAGGATAAAGAAAACAGAGTTTCTGTTACCCCTGATGGGGTCAAGATATTAACCAAAGCTGGTCATATGGTTTTTGTTGAGGAAAACGCAGGTGCAAATTCTGGTTTCAGTAATGAAGAATACCACGTTGCGGGAGCAAAGATAGTAGACACGGCAACAGTGTGGAGCGCAGCACTTGTCGTCAAAGTAAAAGAACCTATGGAAAGAGAATATCAGTATTTCAAACCAGGCAAACTGGTCTTCACGTATTTTCATCTTGCCGGTGTGACCAAGAGCTTAACTGATGCATTACTCAAGAACAAGGTAACGGCAATTGCCTATGAAACTGTTGAAGACAACGCTGGCAGATTACCCTTATTAGCACCCATGTCAGCAGTTGCAGGGAATATGGCAGTGACCGTCGGCAGTTACTATCTCACCAAGTTTACCAATGGCAAGGGAATGCAGCTGGGAACCGTTATGGGAAAGCCCTATGGAAAGGTGATGGTTATCGGCGATGGTGTTGTCGGGAAACACGCTGCACGAACTGCACTTGGAATGGGAACCAATGTTTATCTCTTCACCAGACGCCAGGAACGGATTGCTCAGCTTAAACAAGAGCTTGGACAACAGCTCAATGTCGTGCTTTCAACACCAGAAAACATTGCCTCACACGTTACGGATACTGATCTTCTCATCGGTGGTGTCCTTCTGGAGGGAGCAAAAGCGCCATTCGTGGTAACAGAAAAAATGGTCATAACCATGCAGCCAGGAAGTGTCATTGTTGATGTCAGCATTGATCAGGGGGGTTGCATTGAGACATCAAAACCAACATCACATTCGAATCCAGTATATACCCTTCACGGAGTTACCCATTATTGTGTAACCAATATGCCCGGAGCATATCCACGTACCTCAACCTTTGCCTTGACAGATGCAACCTTTGCTTATCTTCTGAAACTCGCAAATCTAGAATTCATGAAAGCAATGAGCAGTGACAAAGGATTTGCAAAGGGAATCAACACACACGAAGGCAAGATCACCTACAAACCCGTAGCAGAAGCATTAGGTATGCTGGATCACTACAATAAGCTAGAAAATAGGGTGTAA
- the infB gene encoding translation initiation factor IF-2, protein MENASVLRSPIICVLGHVDHGKSSILDAIRGTNIVASEAGAITQAIGASLIPLETIKQKCGNLVTVMKFTFSIPGLLFIDTPGHAAFTTLRKRGGNLADIAILVVDINEGFMPQTLEALDILKAYKTPFIIAANKIDLIPGWKQGEGFLLQRMQAQPKEVQRKFDEKLYELVGKLYELGFQAERFDRVVDYTKQIAIVPCSAKTTEGLPEVLMVLTGLTQKFLENCLACDVKGYAKGTLLEVKEETGLGTTLDVIIYDGSLKVNDVIVIGTLDEPLVTKVRALFEPAPLAEMRDKKSKFITVKKVNAATGVKIAAPELEAAIAGMPLRACSKENLEKVKRDVQREVKEALVTTDQEGIVIKADTLGSIEALVKLLQEKKIPVRKASIGPITKKDIIDAESNFEKDPLTAVVMGFNVPDNAGMRHEYVKVITSDVIYRLLEQFEQWQIEQKKAVEARELETLIRPAKIEFLRGYVFRQNNPAVVGVEVLEGKIKVGTPLMKDGKIITVIKSIQAEKESLTIVEKGKQVAISLPHVTIGRQIFEGDVFYAAIPENDFRQLKRLRQYLSAAEIEIMKEVAEMMRKQNPVWGV, encoded by the coding sequence ATGGAAAATGCATCTGTCTTACGGAGCCCGATCATTTGTGTCTTAGGTCATGTTGACCATGGAAAATCAAGTATTCTAGATGCTATTCGCGGGACAAATATTGTTGCCAGCGAAGCAGGTGCAATTACCCAAGCCATAGGCGCTTCGCTTATCCCTTTGGAAACCATTAAGCAGAAATGCGGCAACCTTGTTACCGTAATGAAATTTACCTTCAGTATTCCTGGATTATTGTTTATTGACACGCCAGGTCATGCTGCGTTTACAACCTTACGAAAACGAGGGGGGAATTTAGCAGACATCGCTATCTTGGTTGTTGACATCAATGAAGGATTTATGCCACAAACACTTGAAGCTTTAGATATTCTTAAGGCATATAAAACTCCTTTTATTATTGCAGCGAATAAAATAGATCTCATCCCCGGATGGAAACAGGGAGAAGGATTTTTATTACAAAGAATGCAAGCACAGCCAAAAGAAGTACAAAGAAAATTTGATGAGAAGCTCTATGAACTGGTGGGAAAACTCTATGAATTAGGATTTCAGGCAGAACGCTTTGATCGAGTTGTTGATTATACCAAACAGATTGCTATTGTCCCTTGTAGTGCAAAGACCACCGAAGGATTACCAGAAGTATTAATGGTTCTCACTGGATTAACCCAGAAGTTTTTGGAAAATTGCTTAGCATGTGATGTCAAGGGGTATGCAAAAGGAACTCTTTTGGAAGTTAAGGAAGAGACGGGTTTAGGAACAACGCTTGATGTAATCATTTATGATGGTTCTTTGAAGGTAAACGATGTGATTGTTATTGGAACCTTAGACGAACCACTAGTTACTAAAGTAAGAGCCTTATTTGAGCCAGCTCCTCTCGCTGAGATGCGGGATAAAAAAAGTAAGTTTATAACGGTTAAGAAAGTCAATGCTGCTACAGGCGTAAAGATTGCAGCTCCAGAACTTGAAGCAGCTATTGCAGGTATGCCTTTACGGGCGTGTTCCAAAGAAAATCTTGAAAAAGTGAAGCGTGATGTCCAACGTGAAGTAAAGGAAGCACTGGTTACCACTGACCAAGAAGGTATTGTCATTAAGGCAGATACCTTAGGAAGTATCGAAGCATTAGTAAAATTATTACAAGAAAAAAAGATTCCTGTACGGAAGGCATCGATTGGTCCTATTACTAAAAAAGATATCATTGATGCAGAGAGTAATTTTGAAAAGGATCCCCTTACTGCCGTTGTCATGGGATTTAATGTTCCTGATAATGCTGGTATGCGTCATGAATACGTCAAAGTTATTACCAGTGATGTTATCTATAGACTCCTTGAGCAGTTTGAACAGTGGCAGATTGAGCAGAAGAAGGCCGTAGAAGCAAGGGAGTTAGAAACACTGATTAGACCTGCAAAGATTGAATTTTTACGTGGCTATGTTTTTCGCCAGAATAATCCAGCTGTTGTTGGCGTGGAAGTTCTTGAAGGTAAAATCAAGGTAGGAACTCCGCTTATGAAAGACGGGAAAATAATAACGGTCATCAAGAGCATCCAGGCTGAAAAGGAAAGTCTTACGATTGTGGAAAAGGGAAAGCAAGTAGCCATATCCCTTCCCCATGTTACGATCGGGAGACAGATTTTTGAGGGTGATGTATTCTACGCTGCCATTCCAGAAAATGACTTCAGGCAACTGAAACGGCTGCGGCAATATCTTTCAGCAGCTGAAATCGAAATAATGAAGGAAGTCGCTGAAATGATGCGAAAGCAAAATCCTGTTTGGGGTGTTTGA
- a CDS encoding serine hydrolase family protein: MRTVFIFHGVYGHPKENWFDWLKLQLEREGWNVIVPQFPTPKDQTLENWLRVFEDYRNLLTQESIIIAHSLGVAFALQIIEQYPVKAAFFVAGFTSSTGNKFDESMKSFTQRTFAWEAIQRHCPRFYVFHADNDPYVPLKKATELANHLNVQVTLVNNAGHFNEASGYTTFPLLLESILKA, translated from the coding sequence ATGAGAACCGTTTTTATTTTCCATGGAGTCTACGGACATCCAAAAGAAAATTGGTTTGATTGGCTGAAGCTGCAATTAGAACGTGAAGGATGGAACGTCATTGTTCCGCAATTTCCGACGCCAAAGGATCAAACACTAGAAAACTGGCTCAGGGTTTTTGAAGATTACCGTAATCTACTGACGCAAGAAAGTATCATCATTGCTCATAGTTTAGGAGTTGCCTTCGCACTACAGATTATTGAACAATATCCGGTGAAGGCTGCTTTCTTTGTCGCCGGGTTTACTAGTAGCACAGGAAACAAATTCGATGAAAGTATGAAGAGCTTTACTCAAAGAACTTTCGCTTGGGAGGCCATACAGCGTCACTGTCCAAGGTTTTATGTTTTTCACGCAGATAACGATCCCTATGTGCCGCTCAAGAAAGCAACGGAATTAGCAAACCATCTCAATGTCCAGGTTACGCTGGTCAACAATGCAGGTCACTTTAATGAAGCCTCTGGCTACACAACATTTCCACTTTTGCTTGAAAGCATATTGAAAGCATAG
- a CDS encoding elongation factor 1-beta — protein MARVVVTLKVMPESVDVDLLALTEQIKVMIYDFAGKTDLQTELEPIAFGLKAIKLIFVIDESLGDTEDLEHTIEQLDEVQSVSVVDVRRAVG, from the coding sequence ATGGCACGGGTTGTTGTTACCTTAAAAGTCATGCCTGAGTCTGTTGATGTTGACCTTCTTGCGCTTACTGAACAGATCAAAGTCATGATTTATGACTTTGCTGGAAAAACTGATCTCCAAACAGAGCTTGAGCCTATTGCTTTTGGCTTAAAGGCCATAAAATTAATTTTTGTGATTGATGAATCCCTCGGAGATACTGAAGATCTCGAGCATACTATTGAACAGCTTGACGAGGTCCAATCAGTTTCTGTTGTTGATGTGCGAAGAGCAGTTGGTTAG
- a CDS encoding DUF1610 domain-containing protein — MTEKEFCTSCNRRITNVQGTTAFPCPKCAKSTMVRCKHCREIVAKYQCPSCGFVGPN, encoded by the coding sequence ATGACTGAGAAAGAGTTTTGTACATCCTGTAATCGAAGAATAACCAATGTTCAAGGGACTACTGCTTTTCCCTGTCCTAAGTGTGCCAAATCAACCATGGTGAGATGTAAACACTGTCGAGAGATTGTTGCGAAGTACCAGTGTCCATCCTGTGGTTTTGTAGGGCCAAATTAA
- a CDS encoding RNA 3'-terminal phosphate cyclase, with protein sequence MTNLIQLDGTSGEGGGSLVRTALAISTITGKGFSVTDIRKGRSEPGLKAQHLQSVLALQKMCHAEVSGAALGSMNLTYVPGSIQGGTYTVDIGTAGSVTLALQSLLLPCCFADAPLQIELSGGTDVPWSPTFDYFHYVCLPYYSRFATIECSLLKRGFYPKGGGNVLIHIIPRHNRRYFSSFEDFLRALQQSYQPFDLTLPVQVQMVQGNSLASTHLQAAQVAERQGTAAQLVLEKNLSVPINIQASYHQSLSPGSSITLWTESQQGSLGSDALGKQKTPAEVVGENAARQLLYEIEMHAGVDVHLADQLLMLMALLPGSKLKTSAVTNHMITNNYVLEKFLPVTMEVHDPVIQVNAIQEKPDRATEVSEQSSHLR encoded by the coding sequence ATGACAAACTTGATTCAGTTGGATGGTACCTCTGGTGAAGGAGGTGGTTCATTAGTACGAACAGCTTTGGCGATTTCCACCATCACCGGAAAAGGATTTTCTGTTACTGACATCCGAAAAGGAAGGTCTGAGCCAGGGCTAAAGGCCCAGCATCTGCAGAGTGTTCTTGCCTTGCAAAAAATGTGTCATGCAGAAGTTAGTGGAGCAGCATTGGGATCCATGAACCTGACCTATGTTCCGGGTTCGATTCAAGGAGGGACCTATACGGTTGACATAGGAACTGCTGGATCTGTTACTTTGGCACTCCAATCTCTTTTGCTTCCTTGTTGTTTTGCTGATGCTCCTCTACAGATAGAACTTTCTGGTGGAACTGATGTACCCTGGAGCCCAACCTTTGATTATTTTCACTATGTCTGCTTACCTTACTATTCCCGCTTTGCAACCATTGAATGTTCCTTGCTAAAGCGTGGCTTTTATCCTAAAGGTGGTGGTAATGTCTTGATACATATTATTCCTCGACATAATCGAAGATACTTCTCCTCGTTTGAGGATTTCCTTCGTGCATTACAACAAAGCTACCAACCGTTTGATCTCACCTTGCCTGTTCAAGTGCAGATGGTTCAGGGAAACTCTCTTGCCTCAACGCACTTGCAAGCTGCTCAGGTTGCAGAGCGACAAGGAACAGCAGCGCAACTAGTTCTTGAGAAAAATCTTTCTGTTCCGATTAACATTCAAGCGAGTTATCATCAAAGTCTTTCTCCTGGTTCAAGTATTACCTTATGGACAGAATCTCAACAGGGTTCATTAGGGAGCGATGCTTTAGGCAAGCAAAAAACACCAGCTGAGGTTGTCGGAGAGAATGCAGCTCGACAATTACTCTATGAAATAGAAATGCATGCTGGCGTTGATGTTCACTTGGCAGATCAACTCTTGATGCTCATGGCCCTCTTACCAGGAAGTAAGCTTAAAACCTCTGCTGTAACCAATCACATGATAACCAACAACTATGTCTTAGAAAAATTCTTACCTGTTACTATGGAAGTTCATGATCCAGTAATACAAGTCAATGCGATTCAAGAGAAACCCGACCGAGCGACCGAAGTCAGCGAGCAATCTTCTCATTTAAGGTAA
- a CDS encoding DUF460 domain-containing protein: protein MHKPLLIMGIDPGTTLGYALIDLEGNPVQIASSKELDLSLLLATAIEWGRIIIVGCDKRPVPTFVEKFSTKIGARLVCPKHDLKVADKKEMTQGFNFRNNHEMDALAAALLAYKEYRSLFQKIKAYVTRIGKQDDKELFDSIVERLVKGKMNIHEAHQQIEQLEITEPKAPITAVKAPAARTHAVDPTIRNLVDRIKRLKKENKLIREQNKILVQRTQNLLKQRKQEWAKDVQKIPEEKVKQLLSHKEKNIYHLEHDVEEREQTIKRLQESLTNIAALLTHLPEYRLAKRMRSLSLREYTSVAEKLSLRKDDILVVKDASIISREVLEKLEGTVSVILYEERVSKEVQQRFTAIPLKGLSTILFDPLIFIPKKELDEIISRYTLPKNLVKNIVTQYQKERQQEEN from the coding sequence ATGCATAAACCGCTTCTCATTATGGGGATTGATCCTGGCACAACACTTGGGTATGCGCTCATTGATCTTGAAGGAAATCCTGTCCAGATTGCATCATCAAAAGAACTCGATCTTAGTCTTCTCCTCGCTACAGCTATAGAATGGGGAAGAATTATTATTGTCGGCTGTGATAAACGACCTGTTCCTACATTCGTTGAAAAATTTAGCACAAAAATTGGTGCACGCCTTGTTTGTCCAAAACATGATCTTAAAGTAGCAGACAAGAAAGAAATGACCCAAGGCTTTAATTTTCGTAATAATCATGAGATGGATGCGCTTGCTGCTGCCTTACTGGCCTATAAGGAATATCGTTCTCTGTTTCAGAAGATTAAGGCGTATGTCACAAGAATTGGAAAACAAGATGATAAAGAACTGTTTGATAGCATTGTTGAACGACTGGTGAAGGGAAAGATGAACATTCATGAGGCTCATCAGCAAATAGAACAGCTAGAAATAACAGAACCAAAGGCACCAATAACAGCAGTAAAAGCACCAGCAGCACGAACGCATGCTGTTGATCCCACCATAAGAAATCTCGTGGACAGAATCAAAAGACTCAAGAAAGAAAATAAACTGATACGCGAACAAAATAAAATCCTTGTGCAACGGACACAAAACCTCTTGAAACAGCGAAAACAAGAATGGGCAAAAGACGTACAAAAAATACCTGAAGAAAAAGTGAAACAATTACTTTCCCACAAGGAAAAAAATATCTACCATCTTGAACATGATGTTGAGGAGCGAGAACAAACAATAAAAAGATTACAAGAATCTCTTACGAACATTGCTGCTCTGCTTACCCATCTTCCTGAATACCGGCTTGCAAAAAGAATGCGTAGCTTAAGTTTGCGAGAATATACAAGCGTCGCTGAAAAGCTCTCGCTCAGAAAAGATGATATCCTTGTTGTGAAGGACGCAAGCATCATCAGTAGAGAAGTTCTCGAAAAATTAGAAGGAACAGTAAGCGTCATTCTGTATGAGGAAAGAGTGAGCAAGGAAGTCCAACAACGATTTACCGCAATTCCTCTCAAAGGATTATCCACCATTCTCTTTGATCCACTCATCTTTATACCCAAGAAAGAACTTGATGAGATTATTAGTCGTTACACCTTACCTAAAAACCTCGTGAAAAATATTGTTACGCAATATCAGAAAGAACGACAGCAAGAGGAGAACTGA